In Synergistaceae bacterium, the DNA window CTGTTCGATTTCGTTCGGGCCGGCTCCCTGATAGGTAGTGCGGACAAGCACAAAGGGTAATTCAACATCGGGGTAAAGCGTAACGCCTAGTGTGAAATAGCTTGAGATTCCCAGCAGTATCCATATGACAACAGAACACCCGGTAAAGACCGGGTGCGTAATGCAGAACTTTATGAATCCTCTCATGAAAATTTATCCCTCGTTTGAATCGTCCTGCTCAGTTTTCCCCGCAATGCCTACATTACGGACAATCCCGACTCCGTCATAAAGCACCCTGTTCCCGCTGGTGATTAATGCGTCTCCTGCTTTGAGTCCTGACGTTACTATGACTCGTCCCTCGCGGCCTTCTCCTGTCGTTATCTGCGTGAGTTTGGCTTTGTTTCCGTCAGCAACGTAAACTGACTGAGAGTTACCCCTGTAGACTACGACATTTGACGGGATGACAACAACACTCTGCTGTGTGTCGACTCTGAATCTTCCCTCTACGTATGTTCCCGGTAGTATTCCTGAGTTTGCCGGGAGGCCGACTGTTACGGGGTAAAGTCCTGAGCCTGACTGCGCTTCGGGGCTAATGCGCTTCACGAATCCCTGATGTGTTTTGCCGTCTACCCTGATTTCTACTGGCGTGTTCCTGTTGATTCTCGTTATATCTTTCTTTGACACCATCAAATCGGCTTCCATTTCTTTCGGGTCAACGATCGACAGCAACACCGCTCCGGCCTCTGCGATTTCTCCCGGCTCTACATTTCTTGCCGCTACGATTCCGTTGATGGAGGCTTTGAGGCTTGTGCGCTGTAAAGATGACTGCGTACTCTTGAGCGAGGCTTCCGCCGTCTTCATGCGTGAATATGCCGCGTCAACTTCTGACTTTGAGATTCCGCCCTTAGCGTTAAGCTGCTTGAGCCTGTTATAGTTCAGCACTGCCTCATCGTATGCCGTCTGCCCGGACTGAACCTGCGCCCCTCTTGCGGCTACCTGCAATGTGATGAGGGTCTGCCCGGCCTTTACGGGGCTTCCCACGTCAACATTCACAGACCTGACTATTTCGCGCTCGTATGTCGTTATGTTCTGTGTATGCGCGCTCTTTGCCTGGCCGTAATAGCTTCTCCATGTCTCCCAGTCTGATGTCTTTACCGTCTCTGTTTCTACGGGGTATACTGTCTCGGTCTGAGTCTCAAGCGAACGCAGGTTAGCCTCGGCCTGATTTAACTTTGCGCGTACCTGAGTGCTTACGAGGAATCCGACTCCGGCAAGAGCCAGCACCCACAGCAAAATTCTTATGCGTGTAATAATTTTTAGCATAAACTTATATCACCTCTGAGAAAATTTTGATGTTTATTGTGAAACCGCATTATAGCACAGTGAAACATTGTCATATGAAGAAATTGTGAAAGGTGAAAAAGGATTTTGCCGCAGATTTCATGACGGAAAAATATTGCCTGCCTCAAAATTTTTCACGGCAATTTTTATTCTGCAATATACATTCTTTTACTGCTGACAGAAAAATCAATCCCGCGTATTATTTTCTCATTCCAAAAATTTCAAGGAGGCTTCATCACAGTGAAAAGACTCGTAACAGTTTTCATTGCGTTAATTTTCGCGCTGTCTCTGGCGGGAATGTCATCCGCTAAAGATACGTTAGTTGTCGCTGACCAGTACGACGCTACCACGCTTGACCCTATCGGGCATAACGACTACCCGACAAGCCGCGCCTGCTCGCACATCTACGACACGTTAATTTTCCTCAACCCTGACGGAACACTCAGGCCGGGACTGGCTGAGAAGTGGGAATTTCTTTCCGATACGGCCTACAAGATGTACCTGCGTAAGGGCGTAAAGTTCCACAACGGAGACGAAATGACCGCAGAGGACGTGAAATTTTCCCTCGAACGCGCAAAAACTCCGGCAGGCTCTCACATTCACACATACTGCCAAGACTTAGACCACGTTGAAATTGTTGACCCCTACACCGTAATCATTCACCTGAAGAAAGTAAATTATCCGTTCTTCTCGTCTCTCGTCCACAGCTGGGGCAATATCGTCTGCAAGAAAGTCGTTGAGGCCGCCGGCGATGACTACGGTATGAATCCCGTAGGAACAGGGCCGTTCAAGTTTAAGGAATGGGCAAAGGGAGATCACTATACCTTTGAGCGTTTCGATGACTACTGGGGGAACAAGGCGAAATTTGAGACTCTCATAGTCCGTTCGATACCTGAGCCGACAAACCGCACAATCGAGCTTGAGACGGGCGCGGTTGATATTGCGTACCCCGTAACAACAATCGAGCTTGGGCGCATTCAGGATAATGACGAATTAGTGTTACAGCGCAAAGTTATCCCGTCAACAACATACATGGGCTTCAACGTCCACAAGGCACCGTTCGACAACCTGAAAGTGAGACAGGCAATTTTCGCGCTTCTCGACACCGTGAACATTCAGCGGGCGGTTATGAGGGGGGTAGGGCAGACTCCGCGCAGTCTGATTCCTGCCGTAACAAAATACTCAATCAATGATGAGCTTCCCGTTCATGAAAGAGATGTGGAGAAGGCCAAAAAGTTATTTGCTGAAGCAGGAGTTGACCCGACAAAACTGAAGTTCGTCATCCGTTCCAACGAGAGAAAAGAGCGCATAGACATGGCCACGATAATACAGGCTCAGTTAGCTGAGGCCGGCATTCAGACCGAAATTGTCCAGCAGGAATGGGGCGCATATCTCAATGTCCTTCAGCAGAAACAGCACGATGTATTTTTACTCGGCTGGGGATTGTCTGTGCCTGATCCTGATTACGCTGTGGCAGGACTTCTTGAGACAAACGCCGGGACAAATTACACGACATTCTCAGACCCGAAACTTGATGAGATGCTCGCAAAGGGCAGAAGCCTTCCTGACGGCCCGGAGCGTGCGAAAGTCTACAAGGATATGCAGCTCTATATCAATGAGCAGCTCCCGATGATTTACCTGCATAATGACGAGGCAATAGCAGGAGTCCGCAAAATCGTGAAAGGATTCGAGGTTGACCCGTTCGAGGTTCATTCGTTCAGGAATGTTTACTTTGAGGAATAACGAATCAGCGCGGAAAAATTGAATAGCTGACAATGACGGCAGGACTTCAGCACAACACCTGCCGTTAATTTTTTTGCACAAGGAAGTGAAAATTAATGCTGAAATATATTCTGCGCCGTATCATCATGCTTATACCTGTTTTGCTCGGCGTTGCTTTCTGCGTTTTCACACTGCTTTACTTCACGCCCGGAGACCCCGCAAGAATGGTACTCGGCGACCTTGCTACGGATGAGGCAATAAAGGAGTTCCGCGACAAGGAGGGACTCAATGATCCGTTCCTCGTTCAGTTTGGGAATTACGTCTACAAGGCAGTATTCAAAGGCGACATAGGGCGGTCGTACAGCTCAAAGCGTCCCGTAATGCAGGAGATATTGACGGCGTTCCCCTACACGCTGAAATTGTCGGCGTTCGCAATGATTATCGCAATCATAATCGGAATCCCCTGCGGAATAATATCGGCCATAAAACAATACTCATGGTTTGACACAATCACGATGATTTTCGCCATGATCGGACTCTCAATGCCGGTCTTCTGGCTGGGACTGTTACTGATTCTGTTATTCGCCGTGCGTCTGAGGTGGCTTCCGTCGTCGGGGTTCTCAACGTTCAAAGCAATGATTCTCCCTTCAGTCGCATTAGCCGCGCAGAGTATCTCAATGGTAACGAGAATGACGCGCTCCTCAATGCTTGAAGTTATCCGCGCCGACTACATCCGCACAGCCCGCGCAAAGGGTCAGAAGGAAAGTATCGTTATCGGCGTTCATGCCCTGCGGAATGCGTTAATCCCTGTTGTAACGTTATGCGGGTTGCAGTTCGGGCAGTTGTTATCGGGGGCGATTCTCACGGAGAGTATTTTTGCGGTGCCTGGAGTCGGTCGGCTTATGGTCAACGCGATAATGAGCCGCGACTATCCTATGGTGCAGGGCGGAGTCCTGTTTATCGCAATCACATTCAGCATTGTGAATTTGCTGGTCGATTTGCTGTATGCGTACATTGACCCGCGAATCAAGGCCGAATTAAAGTAGGAGGGCATGAGATGACAGAGAAAATTATCCCTGAGTTAGTCCGAAAACGCCGGAGTCCTTTTGCTGACGTAATGTTACGGCTTGCGAGGAGTCCTCTTGCTATGTTCGGGCTTGCGATAATATTCATGCTGGTATTCTGCGCGATATTTGCGGAAATGATTTCGCCCTACAGCCCGATAAAGCAGGACTTGATGCACATGTTCGAGACTCCATCATCGGCGCATTGGCTCGGAACAGACGAATTTGGCCGGGACATTCTGAGTCGTCTGATTTACGGCGCGAGGGTCTCATTGCAGGTCGGATTTATCGCTGTGGGAATCGCGCTTGTGATCGGCGGTATGCTCGGAGCGGTCTCAGGGTATTACAGCGGGAGACTCGACAACTGTATCATGAGAGTGATGGATGTGCTGTTGTCGATTCCTCAAACGTTACTGGCGATTGCGATTGTGGCGGCACTAGGGCCGAGTCTCATGAATCTTATGATAGCGGTAGGAATCTCAGCCGTCCCCACATATGCGAGAATCGTGCGGGGTTCGGTGCTGTCGATTCGGAGTATGGAGTTCATAGAGGCTGCGAGGGCGGCGGGAAGCTCCGACTTACGCATAATCCTCAAGCACATAATCCCAAACAGCATGGCACCCATCATAGTACAGTCAACACTTGGAGTCGCCTCGGCAATCCTGAACGCGGCGGGACTCTCGTTTATCGGTCTCGGAATCCAGCCCCCTAACCCTGAATGGGGCGCAATGTTATCGGGAGGCCGTCAATACATTCGCGATTTCCCGCACATGACTCTATATCCCGGACTCGCAATAATGCTCACGATTCTTGCGCTAAACTTTTTGGGCGACGGACTGAGAGACGCTCTTGACCCGAAATTGAAGAGGTGATGACGAATGAATGACATCATGCTTGACATAAAGAATCTCACGATACATTACAGCACGGAAGGCGGAGTCGTTCACGCTGTTGAAGGTCTGAATCTCACGCTGGGACGCGGTGAATCACTCGGCTTTGTCGGCGAGACAGGCGCGGGGAAAACAACAACCGCCCTCGGAATCATGCGCTTAATCCCTAATCCCCCCGGAAAAATTATGAGCGGTGAAATCATATTCAACGGTGAAAATTTGCTCACTAAGTCCGAGTCGGAAATGCGGAAAATTCGCGGCGAGAAAATAGCAATGATATTCCAAGACCCAATGACGAGCCTAAATCCCGTTATGACTGTCGACAAACAGATAGCCGAAATGATTTCCCTTCACAAAAATGTATCACACTCGGAGGCGTTAAAGCTGGCCGGGGATATGCTTGAGCTTGTTGGGATTCGCCGCGAGAGAATGCACGATTATCCGCACCAGTTTTCCGGCGGAATGAAACAGCGCGTGGTGATTGCGATTGCGCTGGCCTGTGATCCTGAATTGCTGATTGCTGACGAACCTACTACAGCACTTGACGTTACTATTCAAGCGCAGGTGTTAGAGCTGATGAAGGAACTGAAGCAAAAATTTTCGGCCTCAATGATTCTCATCACTCACGACTTGGGAATAGTTGCGGACATCTGCGACAAAGTTGCGATAATGTACGCCGGGCGGGTTGTGGAATATGCCGACAAAAGATCGCTCTACACGAATCCCATTCACCCATACACGCGGGGATTGTTCCGTTCAGTGCCGGATATTGATGAAGATGTTGACGAACTTCCCGTGATACCCGGCCTAATGCCTGACCCTGTGAATCTTCCGCCGGGCTGTGCGTTTCACCCCCGTTGCAGTATGGCGACAGAGGAATGCGCGAAAGTCCGTCCCGATATGCAGGAGGCGGAGCCGGGACATTTTGCGGCGTGTCCTTTCTGCGTCAAGAAATTTCTTAACGGGGAGGCGTTGTAGATGTCAGACGCATATATACGAGTCGAGAACCTCAAGAAATATTTTGCGACAAAACGCGGAATGTTACACGCTGTTGATGATGTCAGCTTTGAGATAATGAAGGGTGAAACTCTCGGCCTTGTCGGTGAGTCGGGCTGCGGAAAATCGACATTAGGGCGGTGCTTGATACGTTTGCTTGACAGCACATCGGGAAAAGTTTTGCTGAAGAATCCGAATGATGACGGCTACACGGACGTAACGAAAGCGAGTCCCCGCGAGATGAAAGAATTACGCAAGCGTGTGCAGATAGTATTTCAGGATCCGTACTCATGTTTGAATCCGCGCTTGTCCGTCTGGGAATTAATCGCAGAGCCGTTAATCGTCAACAACATTTACAGCGACAAAAACGAAATGAGGAAGCGAATCCGCTCATTGATGGACACAGTTGGACTCGCTGAACGACTCGAAAATAGTTACCCTCATGAATTAGACGGAGGAAGGAGACAGCGAATCGGAATCGCCCGGTCTCTTGCGCTTAACCCGGAATTTATTGTGCTTGATGAGCCTGTTTCGGCGTTGGACGTTTGCATTCAGGCGCAAATTCTGAATCTCTTGAACGCATTGCAGAAGGAGTACAAATACACCTATGTGTTTATCTCCCACAATTTGAGCGTAGTCCGCCATGTCTCAGACCGAATCGCAGTAATGTATCTCGGTCAGATTGTCGAGCTTTCAGAGTACAAAGAGTTATTCAGCAAGCCCCTTCACCCGTACACGCAGGCGTTACTGTCAGCAATTCCACTCGCAAAACTGGACGTAAGGCGCGAAAGGATTATACTTGAAGGCGATGTGCCGAGTCCGATTGAGCCTCCGCAGGCGTGCAGGTTCGCGGGGAGATGCCGTTACGCGCAGGAAATTTGCCGGAACACTCCGCCCGCATTGAGGGAGATTTTGCCCGGACATTTTGCGGCATGTCATTACGCAAAGGAGACGCAATAATGTACACAACGTTAGAACACTTCCTGAAGTATGTTACGTATGATACACAGTCAGACGAGAAAGCCGGGTTAGCGGGAAAAGTCCCAAGCACCGACACACAGTGGGAATTAGCCCGCGAAATGGAGAAGGAATTGACCGAGCGCGGATTCGTGAATGTCTCAGTCAGCGAAAATTGCTACGTAATGGGAACATTGCCCGCCAACACAGACAGGAAAATTCCCGCAATAGGATTCATTACCCACATGGACACAGCTGCGGAAGCCTCCGGGAAAAATGTGAAGGCCAGAGTCGTCAAGAACTATGACGGGGGGAATATCGTCCTCAATGATGCGTTGAACGTCATAATGTCGCCGGAAGATTTCCCATTCATGAAGGATTACATCGGCCATGATTTAGTTGTTACGGACGGCACGACTCTTTTAGGGGCTGACGACAAAGCCGGGATGGCTGAAGTTATGGGTGCGGTTGACTGGATAATCGCTCATCCTGAGTTTGAGCACGGAAAAATCTGTGTTGCCTTCACGCCTGACGAGGAAATAAGCGAGCTTGCGAGTCATCTCGACATTGAGAGATTCGGGGCGGATTTCGCGTACACACTTGACGGCGGTTCACTCGGTGAAATCAGCTATGAGAACTTCAACGCCGCAAGCGCAACCGTAAACATACATGGCCGCTCCGTACATCCCGGTTCAGCAAAAGGACTCATGTTAAGCGCGGTAATGATGGGAAATGAATTTCTGTCGATGTTCCCGGCCCACGAGACTCCCGCAACGACTGAGAAATACGAGGGCTACTATCACTGCCTGACGTTTCACGGAGACACGGAGAACGCAGAGCTTCACTTTATCATTCGCGACCACGACATGAAGAAATTTGAGGCGCGGAAGAAATTTTTTGCCGACTGCGTAGACTGGATGAGGAAGAAATACGGCGCGGAAAGATTCGATCTCGAAATGCACGATCAGTATTACAACATGCGCGAGAAACTCGACGGACATATGCACATCGTTGACCTTGCTGTGAACGCAATGAAGGAAATCGGGATTGAGCCGTACTTCAAAGCCATGCGCGGAGGGACTGACGGAGCCGCGCTGACATGGAGAGGGTTAATCACGCCGAATATTTTTATCGGAGGCCACAACTATCACGGGCGGTATGAATTTGTGTCGGTTCAGGTCATGGAGAAGGCAACAGAGACCGTCATAAAGATTCTGGAGCTTGCTGCGAAAACAAAATAGGGATTATAGGTTAGCGGTTAGGGCGCGGATTTTTTCTGTCCCCTAACCCCTACCCCCTGTTCCCTATACATCATAAGGAGCTGAGATTCACACATGGCATTGAGAGATTACCAGCTTAAAGCGATACGCGAGACATACAAATGGCTGCGAGAACATGACGGAAATCCCTGCATAGTAGCTCCGACAGGCTCAGGAAAAGCACACATCATAGCGGGCTTCTGCGAGGACATTTTACGCAAGAAGGCTGACGCGAAAATTCTAGTCCTCTCTCACGTGAAAGAGTTGTTAGTACAGGACGCGGAGAAAATCCGACTCGCATGGCCGGAAGCACCCATAGGAATCTACAGCGCGGGACTCGGCACAAAGCAGACCGACTCAATCACAGTAGCAGGGATCCAATCTATATGGCGGAAACCTTATGAGCTTGGCCGGATTGATGTCGTAATCATCGATGAGGCTCACATGATTCAGAATGAAGACGAGGGAATGTACCGCCGTTTATTGTCATCACTTCAGGAAATTAACCCTAAAATCCGCATGATAGGACTCACCGCGACACCCTACAGATTAGGGCAGGGGTTATTGACTGAGGGCGACAACGCTATATTCCAGGCGTTAATCGAACCCGTAACAATTGAAGAGCTTGTACAGAGGAAATTTCTTGCGCGACTGACATCAACATTCACAGACCTGAAAATGAATGTCGAGGGCATAAAGAAAGTACAGGGGGACTACGAGAAGCAGGAGCTTGAGTCCCGCGTCAACAGCTCAGACATTAACGCCAAAGTTGTCGCTGAGACTATACGCCGCGCCGGAAACCGTACAGCGTGGTTAGTGTTCTGCGTGAGTATCTCACACGCCGAAAAGATGAGGGACGAATTTATAGCGCAGGGAGTCAGGGCTGAGGCTATCACAAGCAAAACGACATCAGAGCAGCGCGCGAGGATATTCGCGGACTTCAAAGCGGGGAAAATCCGGGCGGTAACAAACGTAGGAGTCGCCACAACGGGATTCGATTACCCTGATATTGACGTTATCGTGATGGCTCGTCCGACTCTGTCGCCGGGACTCTATATTCAGATGAGCGGGCGAGGAATGCGCGTCAAAAGTCCGGGGCATCATCAGGATTGCTTAGTGTTAGACTTTGCCGGGAACATTGCCCGTCATGGTGCCGTAACGAAAATCATTCCCCCCCGAAGAACCGTAAAGGCCGGGAAAAAGTCCCAGGAGCTTGGCGACATGTTCAAGATCTGTCCCAAGTGTCATAAGACCGTCATGAAGCGGGCGCGGGAGTGCGTTCACTGCGGGCATATCTTCAGCGAACTGTCAGATTTGAACGTAAACGAGGACATAATGGAGGGCGTGAATGATTCTGCGGCTGAGACTCAGGAAACACCGCCGGGGTTTACGCGTATGAAGGTGGCTTACTGGTACTGGAAAGTAGTTTACCGGAAGAAAGACAGAATGCCGATGATAAGAGTCGATTTTTACGGAGAAGACAAATTGCAGGGGCCTAAACAGTTATTCTTGTACATCATGGATGAGGACAAATCAATGAAGGAACGCGCATACAGGATGATAAAAAGCCTTCTGCAGGGAGTAAAAATCCCGGAGCTTGAAAAATTTGACAGCGCGAGAATCCTTTACGAGCTTTGCGAAACTGTGAAGAACAATTTCACGCCGCCTTCATGGATTGAGTACAGAATCGAGGACAGGCACGACAGTCATTTTCACTGCATAATACCTAAATGGGGCTGGGACGAGTAAGAAAAATCCCCTTCCCGAAAATCTCAGGAGGGGGATAATTTTATGTCCTTCCGCCGTTCCACATGTCCTCAAGCCTGACTATCGTAAAGCCCCTGCGCTGAAGCTCCCGGATGATTCGCGGCAGTGCCTCTACAGTGTTGGGAGTCCCGGAATGCATGAGGATAATATCACCGTTTCGGACGCTCCCGGCAATTACGTTGTAGATTTCTTCAGGAGGCCGGCCGGTGTAGTCGGCAGTGTTGAGGCTCCACAGTCCCAGCTTCAGATTCATGCGCCTCATAGCGTTAAATATCTCCATGTTGTAATGTCCTCCGGGCGGGCGGAGAAAACGTGTCTTCCTTATGCCGAGATTTTCGAGTACCTCATCGCACCTTTCTGCCTGCCGGACAATGTGCGCCGTGTGATCTTGGTATAACCGCGGGTGAGTGTAGGTATGATTGGCGATTTCGTAGCCCTGATAACTGAGCATGAGTGTAATATTGCTGTAGCGTTCGGCGAATTTTCCCACAAGAAAGAATGTCGCTTTTACGTCAAAACTTGAGAGTACCGCGTCAAGCTCCTGCATTCCCGTTTCACGCGGGCCGTCGTCGAACGTAAGCACTACTTCCCGTATGAATGGATTGCCCTTAGCGATTCCGTATTTTTCGCGCTCGTCAGTCAGAGGCCCCCATTCTATGAATATGAACACAGCAAGAAAGAGAAGCATAATTCTGCGTAACATAACTAATTTCCCCTACGTAATATTTTCGATATGCTGATTATAGCATTAGGGCAAAAAAAATCCCCCTCACCAATCACGGCAAGGGGGGAAAATATTTCCGTATTACTTCCTGAAGGGGGCAAGCAGATCCTCATCCCAGCCAACCGGCCTGAAGAACCCTCCGTATAATTCCGCAAGATGATTCCTCATTGCCTCGCTCTGATACGCCTTCACGACTTTCTCATACGCCGCAAATTTCACGGGGTCAGAAAGGTCAGCGGTACGGGCGGCGATTAAGTTCCAGTACTCTTTCTCGCGTGCCTGGTCAGCAAATACAGCGTCAGAAGCCTTCAGACCGTAATCAAGCGCGTATGTATCATTGATTACCCCCGCCGCAACATCGGGAAGCGCAGAAGGTATCGTGTTGGCGGCAAGCTCCTGAAGCGTGATTTTCTTGCTATAGGACGCTATATCTTCCTTTGTCGGGTTGAACCCTGCGCCTTCTTTCAGCGTGATTAGCCCGGAAGTAGCAAGCACCTTTATCGCCCGGCCTCCGTTTGTCGGGTCATTCGGGATAGCTATCACATCGCCGTCTTTGATTTCGTCAAGCGTCTTGATTTTGATGGAGTAGAGATTCAGAGGAACGACAAATGTATTGGCTATGTTCGTGAGCTTATAGCCCCGGCTCTGAAGCTCGTCCGCAAGATATATCCTGTGCTGGAATCCGTTCAGGTCTATATCTCCGTCATCAAGTGCCCTGTTCGGCGTAACATAGTCCGTGAACTGTATCACCTCAAGATTTATGCCCTCTTTCGCGAGCATTTCTTTGACGGGCTGCCACATCTCATCGTAAACGCTACCGGTAACGCCGAGCCTCACAGTTACGTCAGCAAACGCACTCACCGAAAGCGCAAGCACTAACACAAACGACAGCAGAAATTTTCTTGCCATGATTCTTTACTTCCTTCCGTGAAAATTTACGTGATATTTTACCGCTTAATGTGTATTTTTTCGCGCGAAATATTCTCCGAGCCACTGTACGAGGCTCACTCCCGCCACAAGAACGCCCACAACTACCCACGTTATATCCTGCATGTTTCTGTCATGGCCGTAGCGTATCGCGAAATCCCCTAATCCCCCCGCACCGACTGCCCCGGCCATCGCAGTCAGTCCCAGCAGGCTTATGATTGTTATCGTTATCGCACGGATTATAGGCGCAAGGCTCTCACGGAGATATACCCGGAATATCACCTCAAACGGACTCGATCCCATCGACAATGCCGCCTCAACGAGTCCCTTCTCGGTTTGGGCTAATGCGCTCTCTACCTGCCGTGCGAAAAACGGAGTCGCCCCGAAAACTAGCGGCACAATCACGCCCCGGACATATATCGCCGTTCCCATTATGGCGCGGGACAATGGCATTAACGCCGTAAGCAGAATGATAAACGGAATGGAGCGGAAAAGGTTAATGATTTTGTCGAGTACCTGATATACAGTTCTGCTCTCCATGATTCCGCCGGGCTTTGTTACGGTCAGTATTATCCCAAAAATCAGTCCCAGCACGAAAATTATCGCCCCTGACCATGCCTCCATAAGCAATGTGTCTCCGCAGGCTCTCCAAAATTCCGGCAGGCGTTTCATAAGGTTAGGCAGTAATTCTTGCATCGTTCAGAACCTCCACGCGAATATTTTTGTCAACGTAATACTGAATAGCCCGGTCAATCTTTTCACTTTCACCGCTGAATATTACGACAGTCCCGCCGACCATAGCACCCGCTACAATTTCAACATCAGCAAGAACAATATTAATCTCAATGTCGAACGCCCTCGACGCATACGAGATTAACGGCTCTGAAACGTCAGCATGTACATAAATCAATCTCGCCATGACCTGACCGGGTTTCACTTTCACGATTGGCGAGTCGTCAGCTATGAGGGTCTCAATTTTCGACAGGTTGGACGTTGTGCGGACGAAATTTTTTGTTACGGGGTGCTTAGGGGATGAGAATATCTCGAAAACGTCGCCGGACTCGATTATTTTCCCTGCGTCCATAACTGCGGCTTTCCGGCAGATATTTTTGACGACTTCCATTTCATGAGTGATTACTACGATTGTTAGTCCTAATTTGCGGTTAAGGTCTTTGAGGAGCTGAAGTATTGCGCCTGTTGTCTGAGGGTCAAGTGCGCTCGTTGCCTCATCGCAAAGAAGTATGCCGGGGTCATTGGCGAGTGCTCTTGCGATTGCGACTCTCTGTTTCTGCCCGCCGGATAATTCTGAGGGGTAAGCGTTCTCCTTGTCGGGAATGTCTACGAGGGCGAGAAGCTCCCGGACTTTTGCGCGTATTTCGTCATGCGTCATTCCGCGCAGGGGGTATGCTACATTCTGCAGGACTGTCCGCGAGGGCATAAGGTTAAACTGCTGGAATATCATCCCGATTTTTGTGCGGGCCTTGTAGAGTTCTTTCGGCTTCAGCGTCATCATCTCAATACCGTTAATTTTGACGCTGCCGGAGTCGGGTCGCTCAAGAAGATTTATGCACCGCACAAGCGTTGACTTCCCCGCCCCGGAGAATCCTATTATCCCGTAAATGTCGCCGTCATTAACTGTGAGTGATACGTCATTGACCGCGTGAATGGATTTGTCTTTGTCCGCGTGAAAACTCTTCACTATGTGTTCAAGCTCAATCAATGAATTTTATTCCTCCTGTGAAAATTTTGCAGGGACATTACATAACACAGGCCGCGAAATTCCGCAAGGGTAAGGCGGCGGATATTCAGAAGGGTAGAAACATGGTATTATTTGAATTGTAATCCTACAGGCAAGAAAAAAATTTTTCACATATAACTTTACACAATTATACCATCATTCAAGGAGGTAGTGCCATGATATTCGGCGCGATTGTTGGCGATGTTGTCGGAAGCCCCTACGAGTTCAATAACATAAAGACGAAAAATTTTCCCCTCGTAACAGATGAGTCATTCCTCACTGACGACTCAATAATGACCCTGGCGATTGCCGATGCCCTAATGAAATTCCCGAAAGGAAGCGAGATTGACGGCGCGGAATTTGAGCGGGCTGTTACGGAGTCGATGAGGAGATTCGGCAGGCGTTAC includes these proteins:
- a CDS encoding methionine ABC transporter ATP-binding protein; its protein translation is MIELEHIVKSFHADKDKSIHAVNDVSLTVNDGDIYGIIGFSGAGKSTLVRCINLLERPDSGSVKINGIEMMTLKPKELYKARTKIGMIFQQFNLMPSRTVLQNVAYPLRGMTHDEIRAKVRELLALVDIPDKENAYPSELSGGQKQRVAIARALANDPGILLCDEATSALDPQTTGAILQLLKDLNRKLGLTIVVITHEMEVVKNICRKAAVMDAGKIIESGDVFEIFSSPKHPVTKNFVRTTSNLSKIETLIADDSPIVKVKPGQVMARLIYVHADVSEPLISYASRAFDIEINIVLADVEIVAGAMVGGTVVIFSGESEKIDRAIQYYVDKNIRVEVLNDARITA